The DNA segment TAAATTTCAATCTCATTCCTGTACCACCAACTAAAGCAATCTAGATATTAGGTACCGTTGGCTTAGATTTTGGGAATGTTCCTACTATGTTAGATGTAATGTGCTTGGTTTAAGTTCTAGAGGTGCATCCATAGTTTAGTTTGCTGCATTGAAGGCATTATATATGTTTGAGGGTAATACGGTTAGGTTATATGAGTATGTGTGTGGAGTTTCAAAGAACTTAAGTCCCTTCTCCATGGCTGTATCTAATCAGCATTTTCTAAAACTGTGTAATCTTTACTTTGTATGAAGTTGCCAAGGAATAAATGAAGCTTAGGAACAATGGATCTCCTTAAATGTGTCCCCTATTGAAtagcttaagcttttagatgaggtgGTTGACACAATTCAATATAGTATTGGAGCATGTAGAGGTCCGTCCCGAGTTCGAGTCTGCTGCCATTTATCAAAAACAATTCCATGTTCTTGACCTAGGAGAAAAGAATTGGGCCTACATCGAAGAGGCGTGTAGCAGATCTAAAATAATTCAATAAGTGTGTCTGCTCTGCAACATCTTGGACTTTCAAATGATGTGGTTCACACAATATGATATATTCTTTACTGAGGTTTTCCACTACTAGCATTTTACTTGAAAGTGCTAAAAGTCTGATAGAGCCTTGACCTTGTGGGCATTCTGGTGGAAAAGATCAAACTGAGTAGTGGAAATTTGAATTCCGTTGTGATTAATGCTTATATTTCTGACAAACTTCTTGTTTAATTCTCTCATTTCCTTGTCTCATTAAGGATGTAATGGTTACATGTACGTGCTTATCAGGTATTCAAGGAAAGATGAGGGATTATCAACTTGCTGGTTTGAACTGGATGATACGGCTATATGAGAATGGCATAAATGGGATACTTGCTGATGAAATGGTCAGTGTTGtcacttgaatttttttgggatattcctttttcattttgtgCTTCGGGCTTTTTGGGAGACACATCTTGATTTAATTATTCCTGTAATTGCATAGGGTCTTGGTAAGACTCTGCAAACCATCTCCTTGATGGGGTACCTGCATGAGTTTAGAGGCATTACTGGTCCTCACATGGTTGTTGCGCCAAAATCCACGCTTGGCAATTGGATGAATGAAATCAAACGTTTTTGTCCTATTTTGCGTGCTGTAAAGTTCCTTGGAAACCCTGAAGAAAGGGTAAGCAGTTACAGGGTTCTCCTTCTTTCCCTTTTGTATATATCTTATTACTTCTCCTGACTATGTCAATATTTCCCTTTTATAGAGATACATCCGAGAGGAGTTACTTGTTGCTGGGAAGTTTGATGTGTGTGTCACAAGTTTTGAGATGGCCATCAAAGAGAAATCTGCTTTACGTCGCTTTAGTTGGCGTTACATCATCATTGATGAGGCTCATAGAATCAAGAATGAAAATTCTCTTCTTTCCAAGACCATGAGGCTCTACAATACTAATTATAGGCTGTTGATCACAGGGACACCGCTTCAGGTGATTTTTTTCTTTgatgattttctttttgtttagcAAGTAGTACTTTTATATATGTCTCAATTTAGCCTGACCCTATCCTGAAATGCTTATTTACCTGTCCCAAAACTTTAAAATTGATATGGAATAGTGTTACCTTTTTGTAATTCATGTGGGGCATCTCTTTAGAAAATTAATCTATTTTTTCTCTTAATATATCAGATGTTATTTTATTAAGCTCTCCTATATCACGGCTTCTTAAACCTTTTCTCGGAATTTCTTTATCATTTAAACCTCATCTTCGGTTTTGCAACAGTGAAATGTTAGTTTTTCATCTCTTAACTTTGTTATACTGTACTATTCTCTGGTACGGATCTCTTTAATCTCATGACTTGATGTGCTGGGGGTCTATGCAATTGCACAGAATAATCTTCATGAGCTCTGGGCTCTTCTGAACTTTTTGCTGCCCGAGATCTTTAGCTCGGCCGAGACATTTGATGAGTGGTTTCAAATATCTGGTGAGAATGACCAGCAGGAGGTGGTCCAGCAGCTTCATAAGGTATATTTGTCAGTAGTTTGTATAATTGATAGTAGCAGTTTCGGCTATTTTGTAAGAAACAGTGTTCTAGTTGAGGGGATAAAGATAGATCAACTACGTGTGTGAGAGAAATACTGTTCACAATTTGGGGCTGTATATCCGCTGACTTTCCAATTTTTGCTACATGATCAGGTCCTTCGTCCATTTCTTCTTCGGAGACTAAAGTCTGATGTTGAGAAAGGTCTGCCTCCAAAGAAGGAAACAATTCTTAAGGTTGGTATGTCCCAGATGCAGAAACACTACTATAGGGCTCTGTTGCAAAAAGATTTTGAGGTTGTTAATTCTGGAGGAGAGCGCAAGCGTCTTCTTAATATAGCAATGCAGCTCCGAAAATGTTGTAATCATCCATATCTTTTCCAAGGAGCTGAGCCAGGACCTCCATATACAACAGGAGAGCATCTCATAGAAAATGCTGGTAATATTTTATTTCTATAAATGAATAGGAAAACCTAATCAATTTTTGGTTGTAAGCTTTTCCTTATAATGCATGTTCTCAATGCAGGCAAAATGGTTCTTCTAGATAAGTTGCTTCCTAAGCTGAAGGAACGTGGCTCAAGGGTTTTAATATTTTCACAGGTTTTTTTTATCTCTCTTTCCTGTTCTCGACATTCCCactattttttttctaaataGCTCATGTACAGATTTTTGgactgaacctttgcttcaatATTATGATCTAGATGACACGGCTATTGGATATCCTCGAAGACTACCTGATGTACCGTGGTCACCAATATTGTCGGATTGATGGAAACACTGGTGGAGAAGATCGTGATGCTTCTATTGAAGCATTTAACAGTCCAGGGAGTGAAAAATTTTGCTTCTTATTGTCAACCAGAGCTGGCGGTCTTGGTATCAATCTTGCTACAGCAGATATTGTAATTCTTTATGACAGTGACTGGTGAGAGAGGATCTTATAAGTCTGGTTTTCAGAATCTTGAGAATAGATGATATCTGAGTCTATTGGGTTTCCTGTCATTGTATTACAGGAATCCACAGGTTGACTTGCAGGCGCAGGACCGTGCCCATAGGAttggacagaagaaggaagtccAAGTATTCCGCTTCTGCACTGAGGTTTGCTTTCTTTCTAGATGTGTTACTATACTGAAATAATGCCACCACTTTGGTCTCTGTAGTGACGGTTGACACATTCTTATTTCAATTAATTCAAACAGTACACAATTGAGGAAAAGGTGATTGAAAGGGCTTATAAAAAGCTGGCACTTGATGCATTGGTAATCCAGCAGGGACGGCTGGCTGAACAAAAAAGTAAGCTTTCATTCTTGTGTTATTGCTTTCTCTTGATTATATTTTAGATGTTAGAGTATACTGAATTTTGATCATCTATTGGCCGATCATGCAGCTGTTAATAAGGATGAGCTGCTGCAGATGGTGCGGTTTGGTGCTGAAATGGTTTTCAGTTCCAAAGATAGTACTATTACGGATGAGGATATCGATAGAATCATTGCCAAAGGAGAAGAGGCAACAGCAGAACTTGATGCCAAGATGAAGAAGTTTACAGAAGATGCCATCAAGTTTAAGATGGATGACAGTATGCACTCTGCTCTTCTTTTTGGCTTGTGGATTGTATCTTTTGGCTCTATATAATTGGTTGTGTTTTTTTGCTGTTCTAAACAATTTGGATTTTTAACTAAGATTTGCCTACTTTTTGCAGCTGCTGACTTGTATGACTTTGATGACGAAAAGGTAAGGGTGTTTAAGTTGATTAGTTATCTAACAATTCTTTGTTTCAGACATCTTTAGTGTGCTTATCTTTCATCTTTCTGGTTTATGTATTGTTGATGAAGGATGAAAACAAGACGGATTTCAAGAAAATTGCCAGTGAAAATTGGATAGAACCtccaaaaagagagagaaaacgCAAGTATGATTTTTAGTTGCTAAGTTCACCTTTTGATGTATTTAGAGCTTAATTTATCATCATTTTAAATCACTCTTCTTTGCTGTCAGTTACTCAGAGTCTGAATACTTCAAGCAAACCATGCGACAAAGTGGTCCTGCAAGACCTAAAGAGCCCAGGATTCCTAGGATGCCTCAGTTGTAAGTTGATTGCTATCCGTTGTACTAATTTTACTCCTCCCAGTTTTTCTAGTGCCATAAGCAATACTGAGTTCTCTGAGTTCCAGCTTTTCGCAAGTTTGCTGATCTTTATGCCAAAATTCTGTTTATTGACATATCTTAACATTCTTAGGCACGACTTTCAGTTCTTTAATACCCAGAGACTAAGTGAGCTGTACGAGAAGGAAGTGCGTTATCTCATGGTGGGTTATGCCTCGGGATTTCCCAGGTTTTCTTTTATTGACATCTTCGTATATGCCTTTTTGTTTGGTATCTTAATTTTCCGTTTCATTTCAGCAAACGCACCAGAAGAATCAATTAAAAGACACAATAGAAGTGGAAGAGCCTGAAGGTAtaattcctttttccttt comes from the Nicotiana tabacum cultivar K326 chromosome 14, ASM71507v2, whole genome shotgun sequence genome and includes:
- the LOC107763174 gene encoding ISWI chromatin-remodeling complex ATPase CHR11 isoform X1; this encodes MAKNSRAKSSSEEPLSDGSEEEQVNDQVNDEEDEEELEAVARSADDSEEDDDAPASNRADGEDDDNEEDAAANEISKREKARLKEMQRRKKQKIQDMLDAQNAAIQADMNNKGKGRLKYLLEQTELFAHFAKTDQSTPEKKAKGRGRHASKMTEEEEDEEYLKEEEGGLGNTRLVAQPSCIQGKMRDYQLAGLNWMIRLYENGINGILADEMGLGKTLQTISLMGYLHEFRGITGPHMVVAPKSTLGNWMNEIKRFCPILRAVKFLGNPEERRYIREELLVAGKFDVCVTSFEMAIKEKSALRRFSWRYIIIDEAHRIKNENSLLSKTMRLYNTNYRLLITGTPLQNNLHELWALLNFLLPEIFSSAETFDEWFQISGENDQQEVVQQLHKVLRPFLLRRLKSDVEKGLPPKKETILKVGMSQMQKHYYRALLQKDFEVVNSGGERKRLLNIAMQLRKCCNHPYLFQGAEPGPPYTTGEHLIENAGKMVLLDKLLPKLKERGSRVLIFSQMTRLLDILEDYLMYRGHQYCRIDGNTGGEDRDASIEAFNSPGSEKFCFLLSTRAGGLGINLATADIVILYDSDWNPQVDLQAQDRAHRIGQKKEVQVFRFCTEYTIEEKVIERAYKKLALDALVIQQGRLAEQKTVNKDELLQMVRFGAEMVFSSKDSTITDEDIDRIIAKGEEATAELDAKMKKFTEDAIKFKMDDTADLYDFDDEKDENKTDFKKIASENWIEPPKRERKRNYSESEYFKQTMRQSGPARPKEPRIPRMPQLHDFQFFNTQRLSELYEKEVRYLMQTHQKNQLKDTIEVEEPEDVGEPLTAEEQEEKEKLLEEGFSTWSRRDFNAFIRACEKYGRNDIKSIAAEMEGKTEEEVERYAKVFKERYKELNDYDRIIKNIERGEARISRKDEIMKAIGKKLDRYKNPWLELKIQYGQNKGKLYNEECDRFMLCMVHKLGYGNWDELKAAFRTSPLFRFDWFVKSRTTQELARRCDALIRLVERENQEFDERERQARKEKKLAKNMTPTKRTLARQATESSPTLKKRKQSSMDDYVSSGKRKK
- the LOC107763174 gene encoding ISWI chromatin-remodeling complex ATPase CHR11 isoform X2; the encoded protein is MTEEEEDEEYLKEEEGGLGNTRLVAQPSCIQGKMRDYQLAGLNWMIRLYENGINGILADEMGLGKTLQTISLMGYLHEFRGITGPHMVVAPKSTLGNWMNEIKRFCPILRAVKFLGNPEERRYIREELLVAGKFDVCVTSFEMAIKEKSALRRFSWRYIIIDEAHRIKNENSLLSKTMRLYNTNYRLLITGTPLQNNLHELWALLNFLLPEIFSSAETFDEWFQISGENDQQEVVQQLHKVLRPFLLRRLKSDVEKGLPPKKETILKVGMSQMQKHYYRALLQKDFEVVNSGGERKRLLNIAMQLRKCCNHPYLFQGAEPGPPYTTGEHLIENAGKMVLLDKLLPKLKERGSRVLIFSQMTRLLDILEDYLMYRGHQYCRIDGNTGGEDRDASIEAFNSPGSEKFCFLLSTRAGGLGINLATADIVILYDSDWNPQVDLQAQDRAHRIGQKKEVQVFRFCTEYTIEEKVIERAYKKLALDALVIQQGRLAEQKTVNKDELLQMVRFGAEMVFSSKDSTITDEDIDRIIAKGEEATAELDAKMKKFTEDAIKFKMDDTADLYDFDDEKDENKTDFKKIASENWIEPPKRERKRNYSESEYFKQTMRQSGPARPKEPRIPRMPQLHDFQFFNTQRLSELYEKEVRYLMQTHQKNQLKDTIEVEEPEDVGEPLTAEEQEEKEKLLEEGFSTWSRRDFNAFIRACEKYGRNDIKSIAAEMEGKTEEEVERYAKVFKERYKELNDYDRIIKNIERGEARISRKDEIMKAIGKKLDRYKNPWLELKIQYGQNKGKLYNEECDRFMLCMVHKLGYGNWDELKAAFRTSPLFRFDWFVKSRTTQELARRCDALIRLVERENQEFDERERQARKEKKLAKNMTPTKRTLARQATESSPTLKKRKQSSMDDYVSSGKRKK